Below is a window of Populus trichocarpa isolate Nisqually-1 chromosome 3, P.trichocarpa_v4.1, whole genome shotgun sequence DNA.
gaaattaaaaaaaaaaatgttccaaaactaaataaacattagtaaaaagaatgagagtccAATTcgatatgaaaaaataattaaatcaaatgatgaagattgaaattgaaacaaaatttaattactgaaaggattaaaaaatatcaaaaaaataaggactaaatttgttataaaaatcaaatgaaacctaacgattagggatgaaattgaagaaaaaaacaagaaaaaataaaataaaaaatatatatatagcaataaaaaaaataaggactaaattgaatatgaaatataaatggTAGGACACTCTCATACTTTGGCCaaccacttttctttttttattaatattttatatttatgaaagaCCAAATTCTCCATAAAGTTTTGTTTCtgttaattaattgattgtttCTTTGGTTTCATAATTCAGCTCTAATGGATAAGCATGAGATTTTTTCCCTGTTGTCAAGTGGCTAATAGAAATCCAAGTGAAAATATATGAACAGGGACGAACTCTTTGGAAGAAAATACTATACCTCATGACAGCAAAGCCAAGGACTCCAATAGAAAGTGAACCAAGAACAATACCACTCCATAGCAGTATTTTCGCCTTGAAGGCAAGATCTGCCACCATTTCATCTTTGGTCATGTCAGCCCTGCAACAACCCAGAAAAAAAGTTGTTTCATTGACAATGCCCATATGCAAGGGGAAGATGTAGATCACGATTGTTAAGGTTTAGCATGTCTAACTACAAAATCCAACAGCCTGTGTTCCAAACTGAGTCACTTACAGAAAATAGGGAAGTTCTTTGCAAGATTTTATCTCTGGAATTCCATCTTTAGAATTGCATATGCCAACAGCACTGATACACTTCCCTAATGGAAGGATTTTCTCCTCATGAAGCACCCCAACCTTCACAACAAAACAGATTATGCTATTAGACCTAGCAAGGACATCAAAAAACCAAAGGAATGCAATTACATAAATAAGGCAAAACCAAAAGCAATGTGGGTAAAAGATGCATTAAAGTCTTTGATGGAAAGATAAAGCAGCACACCTAGAATTAACAATTTTAGAACTCACAGGGTATTCATGACCAAAAAGCGCCTGAATGAATGTATAACGAGAAGCAACAATGGGTTGCAACTGATGATAAACCATCGTAAGAGGTAGGGGGTGACTTGATCCATCCATGTTCACGATAACATAATCAGATTGTGGCCATTGACCACCTTCAACAAGCGTAAAAggaacctataaaaaaaaaaaaaaagcaatacatAAGGTGTTTCCTTCACATCAAGTCCACCAAATAACCCACTTGACAGACACTCAGCCCACTGAACAATCAAAGAGAAGCAAAAATCTCCATAAAATGACCAAGTAAAGAGAATTGACAAGTTCAAACAATTCACCGTTCTTAAAAAGGTTGTTTCTTGTTCTTTCAAAGATCTTCCAAAGATAGATCGTAAGTCGGAAGTCCATCCAAAAAAGCCCTTCCATTCGTTGTATATACACTAGACAAacataaaccaaaaacaaatacattagCCTTTCTTTCAACTtggaaaataatcaagaaacaaTCAACAAGACTCCCATCCAAGGCTTTCGCTTCCAGTTCCAGCAAATCAGTTTCTGTTAATctaaacaattacaaaaaaagaagaaggccCTAAAACAAATGCAAAATGTTTAGTCCATCATGACCAAATAATCTACTAATGACTCAATAACAATCTAGACCTCCCTGATATACACAGAATCTTACAAACGTTAAATTTACGCCtcaaaatttctttcttttccttttattttttccctctaaagaaaaaaatcaaacccacAGCAGACTACAAATTCTGGGTTgcaaaaaataaccaaaaaacagtaaataaataaaagaacacgTACAGTTTGAGTTCTTTGTAGAATAACAGCCTTGTCACCAGACTCATGAGAAAGCAAAACATTAGAGTCCCTCGAGCTCTTCTTCCCGGACCCATCAACGGCTGATTTAGCCTCTACTTGTCCTCTGACAATCACGAGCTTCTGCTCCTGGTCCTGATGGTCTTGATCATGATTTTGAAGGAGAGAGCGGAGGTCGGAGACGGAGAGAGTGGGTGCCTTGCGGATTTTGGCAAGGGATTTAGAGTTTGCTGTAAAATTGAGAAATGAACGTACAGCGGCGTAGGCAAGAGCCGCGCCAAGAATTGCTCCGTCGAAGGAGAGAGCAAGATGGGATAGCATGGCGGCCAGTGCTTGCTCATGGGCACGtgatgccattttttttttctctcttttttgggGTTTAGTACCTAGTTGTTCGTGTTTCTCCACTTCTTCGTCGTTCTGGTGGTGGCAGAGGGGCACACAGAGAATGGGGAGCAGGTGGaaatgttgttattattattattattattattattatttaaaaaaaagcacttTCCCAGCAAAGTTTTGCGAAAGTAGCCTggcaataataaataaataaataaaataaaccacaCGGAGgttggaattattttttaaaatatttttaatattttaatataatttaataaataaataaaatgttctcTGTAGCGCATTTAGTATTTTagtataatttaatattttaaataatatttatcctTTACcgatcaaaataatatttattttttgagttgttaCTACCcattaaaacatgttattttttcaaaacttttattttttgagtaattttatttttaaaaactcctttatttttcttatttctttcttattttttattttgttttcttattgaattattttttataaaaaaaaaattgttgaattaGTTGATATTTCTTTCccttaaatatttctttaaactAAGGGCATTAACATCCATGCTCTTTGTATTTTAGCTAGATTTTAGCtgaaaaactattttacattcatgttttctaaaatatagagtattttattattatcttttgatattcaaattaaataaaagatgaaaattcaTGTGTATGTTTCTCCTTCGCTAGCCTTGCCAGATAAATCCCTATTTTCACTTCACAGTCTGCTTCAAGAAAAACGatgctctcttcttcttcttcttcttcttcttcctcgtcttcttcttctctgttgaAGAATATTTGATCTCTTTATAAAGTAAATATTGGCTAGAAACAGCAACAGCACAGTTGTACCTCTTAAGAAGATTCAACAGTGATGCTCTGGGATTCAATACCAACAACCAAGCCAGATCATTGAGGACGGTGGAGGCACAAACATGGGCAGCAAGGAGAATCAGCAACCCAAGAATAATGGATGGCACCACCGTGTCAACCACTACCAATGACCAAGTTCTTGACATACTTCATTAAGGTACTTGCCTGTGTCTTTTCATCAAGCTATTGGGGGCAACCACACCATTTTTTACTGCTATTTTTGCTTTCTTGATGACTTGCAACAAAGAACTTGCTGAGGTTTACTGTGCACCTTTGCCCGTGGTTTTTGGGATTGTTTTGGCTAGTAATAGTGAGcatttgtttcatttatttggGTTCTTGGTCTGTGTTGGTTCAACTGCTGGACGTGCTTTAAAATCTGTGTGGTTCAAGGGATGTTGTTAGAATCAGAAGCTGAGAAGTTACATTCTAGGCGAGAGTTGACAAAACCCGCGAAACACTTCTTCATTCCCTCTCTGCAGCTCCACAACTAGAGAGTGCCACAGAGGGCGAGTACTGTAGACAAAGCCAAAGTAAAGAGCCCTTTGGAGAGCATCAATGCTGCGGGTAAAACATGTATTTGCTAGCTATTATAGCTAAAGAACTTAGTCAGAGAACAACAATGAGGATGCTCTAAAGAGCAAGGAAGACCTCTTTTTTATTGGAATCTAcatcaaggaaaaataaaagtgttTAGTCTACATGAGCAAAAagaataatacaatttaatttgttgCTGCAACTGATACGTTTTTTTTAGTGCTACGGAAACTTTTTTCTCACCAGGATAAAGCTTACTCTAGATGATGCTGTTATTTCCAGGGCAAACAACAACATTAAACTATTTGTTATTATCCTCATCATATAAAActtcttatgttttttattttctgttcaGAATAttcagtcatttttttttttcacaaatcatGTCATCTAAATCTGGGTCCTTTTTATGATCATCATGATTTCAACAGACATCATGTAggcaaaaatgaaaatcaaggcaagttttctttttctttttatccttctgacatatatttaatcaaatttaaacataCATCATCTAACCTAAAATCAACATCAACTGGAGGGTTGTTACCATCCGGAAGAAAAGGCATCAAGATCAATATAGTCATATGTTTTTTTGAAGGATCATATGTGAAGTGATGATGGAATCCATGGGGAAAcctgttgatgtttttttttctgtctaaaGGAACACTACAGTGACTAATTAACAGGAAAGAAAGGTCAGCAACTTGTTTATCATTGCATACCTAACTGGTTGATggtgaaaaaatatgtttatgaaACTACAGCACGTGTATTTATAAGAGTGGTAATGTCTGCGGTCATATTCATCATAGCAATCATCATTTCAAAATTGGAATGACTCATTGTCAGTTGAGTATGTGCATGAGCAGTCATGACAACAACAGTGGAATGAATCAATGGCAACAAAAAAGAGTATGTGCATGGGCAGCCATGacaaaaacaatgttatttgatgaaaaattagaTCAAAATAGGAAAAAGTGTATAGAAAAACCTTTATAGAGCTGCTGCagaatgtttttgtttcttggtGTCTAGCCTTGATTCATCAGGGGATTCAGAGGTTGTTCAGTCTCTACTGGAGTTTGAATAGCATCCTTGATTTCAGCACGAGGAAGTTTGTTGTTGGGCAAAACAATGTGTTAGGTAGAGAAATCAAAGTGCAAAGATTACTGGACAAAAAGGTGTTGTCTGCAAATAAGCGAAACCATGTACGACTTGTATCGAATGGGTCAATAGTGAAGTCTAGCTTTCTCTTTGAATCTAAAGAGCTAGCTTCTTTTAGCATGGTAGGGtgcaaagaagaagatgaactgCCAGCATGTGCTGCGATGGTAAACCATTAGCTAACATATAAACGAAGACCTTTTCAACAACCTACGCATGTATTTCAATGCACCAAGTAACCACGTATAAAAACAcggaaaaagggaaaaaaaaagtataaatctAGCCAAATACACTTGTACTTGTTGAAAAACATTGTGCAAGTTAACAAGCTAATAAGAAGATCAGTAatcaaaaacaacaagaaactgactaattaatctgtttttttttctaaaaaaagcaACCGACAAAGCTATTGTAAGTGAAAAATCATCTAACATAGTTATGAAACCCAGAGGAATAATGAGAATCGAATGCGACAAAGCTATTGTAAGCTATCGTAAGTATAGAATTGGAAGTAAAATAACAACTAAAGAATAAACAATTCTAAACTGATGAAGCTGTTTATACTTTTAATTGTATATGAATAAATGTCCAAGGGGGAAATCACCAAAAAAAGAGTACAAGAAGCTTGGCAATGAACATAACAAaatcaagtaaagaaaaaaattataatgatgaaTATTTTCCATGAGAGACTAATAGACAAACTGAATGATTTCATCATGTAATATGAGGATCTTCGCAAATCCACAATCAAAGGTCAAATCCATACCCAGCATGATCTTTACAAAAGCAAATTGGCCCAACAATAGAACTATATGGCCTTTACAAAAACTTTTCCTGCCAGAGCCAGTCTCTTTGCTagctttacaattttttttggcaGATAGCAGCAGGTCTTTGTTTAACAATGTCATGTGCTTGTTACAAAGTAGCTCTCGTGTCCAAATATGATTGTTATACCCAAATAAGAGAAAGAGATGATTTGCACCTTCTTGAAcaagggaggaaaaaaaacgaCCAAAACCTCCACTGCCCAAGCAAAGAGCATAGCCCTGCACACGAAACCTCTCTCAAAAAATAGCCTGAGCAGGTTCCAAAATCAAAGACGCTACATCAGACCTACAAAGCAAGTCAAAAAAGCTCCAGGCATCAGGTAACGAAGGTAAAACCCCAAGATACTAACACAAATGAATCATGTATACAAAAGAAGAACCATCGACGAACGTCCTACGGTAGAGATTGAAGCTCCCCCCCATCAAACACTAAATCATGCCATCACAGGATCTCGAAACCCCACAAAGCATTtccttcctaaaaaaaaatgacataaacaCTACTGGCTAGCCTAACAAACGAGCAGGCTTCACCACAATATTGAATAACCAAACAACAGACCACAAAGAAATAGCATGGGAATACCCATTGACTAGGATAAAGCAACAttgaataaagagagaaaaaaaattacaaatcaaaGGTGttccggaaaaaaaaacaatggccaGAGCATGGGGGAAAAACCCACCAAGAATCTTGAACAAgcaggaaaaacaaaaattaacccCTTGCAAAGcaacaaagaagaagagaataagCATAACAGCAGAAACAATCCAGAAGCAGGGCaggaaaaaacaaacacccaAATAACATAgaaagccaaaagaaaaaaacactggAAGGCGAAGCATACAAAGATAATCATTCGAACCTGGTAGACAACACAGATGAGCAGAGGGTAAAAGAGGATCCAAAACCCTCAATAGACCCTGGAAAAAAAGTCAAAACTGCTtaaagcaacaacaaaaaattgagTTAGAATGCAACATGAATCTGAGCATAGTTTACCTTCTTATCAGTTCTCCTCGGCCTATTCTTGGATAGGCCTCCATCCCCTTCTAATTCATAACCATTCTCCTTCCTTTCCTTACTCTTCACCTCTTCATTTCTCAATTCAGTTTCCTTCTTTCCAGCAAACCTTTCACTTTCCTTGTCTCCTTCACCTTATCCTTTCCCCGAACACCCATTTCTCCAATCTCTTTCCCTTCCTCATTATCCATCCCTTGATTCCTGAACTGACCTCCCGTCTTTCCCCTCTTCCCATCAAATTCTCATTCCTttctaatttgatatatttatttaataaaataaattaaaaattatatgtaataataatctttaaaaagaaattttaatactaattaaaaattaaattgacacaaattaagatatttgattttataatataatacaaattaaaattaaatatttttaagaatattaatcatttgaatttcattaaaataaattaatttactactataaatctttcttttcttattaaaattaaatatttttaagaagattaatcatttaaattccattaaaatcaattaatttactagtataaatctttctttttcttattaaaatctttaattttaacaaaaaaaatcttactttTTGTTctaaatcatttatttattaaaaatcaaaagcaattataaaacatactaaaaaaattaaaaaatatatatacacacacgcacTAAACCCTTTTTACCCCATTAATGTGCTCAAtgcttttgtaatttttttaccaaaaaaaatatttcctttaTTATATTTCATCATTCTAAAAGCAAGAttcaattattaacaaaaataacattataataatttttatatgagtataataaagaaataaaataacagtaCAATATTCAAGTGTTTACGCATAAAGTTTTgagtagtgttattaaacccagCTCAACAGGTTATCTTTAAAGCCTTCTAAACCAACTTTTTATATAGCTTAGATATCAAATTAAACCATGTAAGAGTTGAACTGATATGACTCAATTGATTAAACATGTTCAAAGACAACTCAGAATACTGATAAGAACCTGGTAcgagtataaaaaaaattaaagatgacatatttttttaatatcaagaagacaacatcttgaagaaaaaaaacaaagctaaaaatATGTTAGTGTATGCGCTTGGATGGTCTTGTATGCCAGTCCAGGCTTGTGTAGAtgactctttttatttttaaaaaaattaaacaaataacgCGTCAGGCTTGTGTGTGTGGCCCTGCAAGCCAGGCCAGGCTTGTGTTTGGTGTGCTTTGGATTGGATTAAAAATTTtaccttattttttgtttggtagaCACTAGACGAGACTCGGCCAACACGAGGTTTGGACCGGTTTGGGATTGATCTAACTTGACACGGTCAATTACTCAGGTCATTCTGCGACTCGATCAACCCAAGATAaaacatagataaaaaaaaatccattgactttttatatatgtttttgttcaaaacgttgttgctttgattttttttaatttaagtcaATTCAAGTTGACCCTCTCAACCCGTGACTCGGGACTTATCCCGGGTCAATCCTAGaatcgggttttaaaattatgataataatcacttttatcgTTCATtatgttgactcgggtcaatgaTCAACTCGACCCATGAACCGAGACTAGTTGATCAAGCCTAGCCCCGAGTCGATCCccaagtcgggttttaaaactatgataataacaatttttattctaGAATTGACCCTggtcaatggtcaacccgaCCAATGACCCGAGTCTGGCCCTGGATCACCCccaagtcaagttttaaaactataattataattatttttatccttacattgactCGAGTCATGGTCAACCCAACTCTTGACTTAGGCTTGGCTCCGAGTCGACCATCGAGTcggtttttaaaattataacaataattatttttatatttatgttcaCGCGCATCAACTAGATTAACTCTTGTGTATAGTATTGGATAAACTTGTCATATCCTTTTTAATAGGATAAAAATTTATCCTTTAGAACagtataaaaattgatttttatactcTCTAAAAATACACCAAACAACTTCACAAAATAATTATGTAGTCCTATCTATCATTGTCCAAGAGATCAACTGGTCTGGTTTAGGCAAACCCAATGTACTACCTCACCTAACATTTCCCTTAAAGGTGTAAACTTTAGATCTCGTGGGGGGATTAATTTTCAGCCTTGAATATACCCGCGAATAAATTGTTGTTTCAGCAACACGTTTCAATATGTATTGAGCGCCTCCATTCTCATTTCTGGAACCGTCACACAAGGTATATACCATCCAGAATCAACTAATCCTTGCTTTGCAATTTTAGACAAGGTATCTGGCTAGCTAGCAATAAACGAGAGATAAGCCATCAGTTTCGTGCTTGTTGGATCAGGAAGATGTAAATTCTCAAGCACCAAGCAACTGCTTCCCCAAGAAAATAGTTGCTTATAGCTCTTTATTCCTTTTTTCCTTCATGTTACATATGAACACagaattgaatattttattttttatttatgtggatATCCGGGCTAGTTTATGTACATATCGATTAATTCTATGAGCCATGAAGTTAACAACTATATAAACCTTCAATGatcttgaaatttataaaatttgaattagtgatatataaaaaacaaacctagaGCATTACCGGTTAAGCTATAACCCACATACCTGAATATTTGAGGGATACCTTGCTTCATGTTACGTAGCTCTTTTTCACTCTTTGGACGGCTGTCTATCTTTTCTATTACTTTTGTCATCAAATTACAGGCTTTCCACATTGATTCCTTGTGTTTTCCATCTTCTCCTTCCTATAAATCCGACTGTTCAACTGGAGTTAGCCCATCAAGTTGGTTCTTCTACAAGAGAAAAACCAACCTTGATAGGAAATCAATAGTTGCTTGAGTCTCACCAGCATGGCTACAGATGCCTGCAGTAGTACAGCTAGCCAAAACTCGTCACAGAGAGTATTAGCCATGGTGTTTGCTCTAGCATCAGCAGTGGTCCTATCACCATTGTATGTTAAGAGAAAAAATGATCATACgcgttattttaattatgagacAAATTGGAGCTCTGGCTTTGTTCTTCCAATGGTGCTTGCTGGACTAATAATTGCCATCAGGACCACTTCCTCTTCCATGTCAGCCCGAAGAGGTTCTAGGGCTTCCTTTATTCCATCTCCAGATCCCTCTTGGGTGCTTAGAATTGGGAGCTCACCTTGGGGACTCGCTGGAGTCTTGGTGATGCTTATGCTTGTGCTATCATGGCAAGACTCTGTTCAAGAATTTTTCTGGAgataaaggaaaggaaacctacctttttttttatgttgtatttgtttttggaaagtgatttttgaaaaatcattttttaaattttttttgtgtttgtttgttattagaaaagttggtcaacggaaaatactttcttgtcaaaggaaaatttggcttgatttccaggaaagtattttccttttattttgggtggaaaacattttccggaagttgtaaaaaatttagaaatatcatattattttctgATTATATCAcatttggttctcaaacttatgattactatatattttttgttttgaatatttgttttttaatttcatcccttagaatttaatttttatattaattttagtctttatttatataattgttatttgcttttctcttatcattttttaattgaaattttttatctatcaaatttgatccttattcttttgattgtttcttattttatttgaaataatttatgaaatgttaattattattattttaatttctttatttttcaatattttatttttaatatttgatctctattattttgattattatttattttatttgagataatttatgaaattatattttttttcaatttcattctcattcaacttttaaatttgtaagatttgttccttattattttaataaacttaaaaaaaataaaacattaataagttattttccagctcatttttcatgacataacctggaaaatgttttccaatttatttttcattacactaccaaatatcgaaaaataattcattttcctgaaattcacttttaaaaaaaaatttactttccagcaaacaaacgggcctTAGTATagactagttacatgacccgcgcgatgccgcgggtcaatggtttttgcataaaaaatatcaaaaaaaaattaagatctaaaagtattatgtttttttgcaaagctatacccaagagtcttgggtgtggctgcaacgcctgacctaagagtaatatttataatattaataataacattaaacttgtatgacccaagtttaagtgagtctgactgcaataccagacccaatagtcttggatgtAGGTCTGgttgcaaggtcgtgtcataaaagtgtgttaattaaatagattaattaaaaagaaaaaaaccaaaaggaagaaaaaaactaataaaga
It encodes the following:
- the LOC7475693 gene encoding E3 ubiquitin-protein ligase SPL2 codes for the protein MASRAHEQALAAMLSHLALSFDGAILGAALAYAAVRSFLNFTANSKSLAKIRKAPTLSVSDLRSLLQNHDQDHQDQEQKLVIVRGQVEAKSAVDGSGKKSSRDSNVLLSHESGDKAVILQRTQTCIYNEWKGFFGWTSDLRSIFGRSLKEQETTFLRTVPFTLVEGGQWPQSDYVIVNMDGSSHPLPLTMVYHQLQPIVASRYTFIQALFGHEYPVGVLHEEKILPLGKCISAVGICNSKDGIPEIKSCKELPYFLADMTKDEMVADLAFKAKILLWSGIVLGSLSIGVLGFAVMRNWNKWKAWRQRRSQQPIHTTSDEDVSQIDDNEDAGDVPEGQLCVICLMRRRRAAFIPCGHLACCHTCAVSVESEVSPKCPLCRQAVRNSIRIFEC